The following are encoded together in the Adhaeribacter arboris genome:
- a CDS encoding SH3 domain-containing protein, producing MKKLFLSLVLILQIGFLMAHNGTPTIGLKVRSENVKMYQQAGTSTPVIQVIATTDRVELIRKWNAQWAQVKVNHRLGYVPFSDLMFLKPEPPLAQTGTNAARLGE from the coding sequence ATGAAAAAGCTTTTTCTTTCTCTTGTTCTGATCCTGCAAATTGGTTTTTTAATGGCCCACAATGGTACTCCGACAATAGGGTTAAAAGTACGCAGTGAAAACGTGAAAATGTACCAGCAGGCGGGTACTTCTACGCCCGTCATCCAAGTTATTGCTACCACTGACCGTGTGGAACTAATTCGCAAATGGAATGCGCAATGGGCGCAGGTTAAAGTAAATCATAGATTAGGGTACGTTCCATTCTCGGATTTAATGTTTCTGAAACCGGAGCCTCCATTAGCGCAAACGGGCACTAACGCTGCTCGATTAGGAGAGTAA
- a CDS encoding DUF72 domain-containing protein, with translation MSTDKLHIGTSGWSYRWKGLFYPEDLPSADYLPYFSQHFNCTEINSSFYHFTMEKTIQKWLDQTPAAFKFCAKLNQEITHKRKFEDAEEPLLKFMSRYGRMRERLGVILIQIAGSFRYDRPAAESFYRLLRQHYPEVKFALEARHVSWFTEESLNLLRDYEITFVIASAGKRFPGLEITTTETVYLRLHGEERLYSSLYSDEKLERYAYMIHDWLLDGKEVWVFFNNTIMGSALTNAKTLQALLTNL, from the coding sequence ATGTCAACGGACAAATTACATATTGGTACTTCGGGCTGGAGTTACCGCTGGAAAGGTTTGTTTTATCCCGAAGACCTGCCATCGGCGGATTACTTACCTTATTTTTCCCAGCATTTTAACTGCACCGAAATCAACAGCAGCTTTTACCATTTTACGATGGAAAAAACCATTCAAAAATGGCTGGACCAAACCCCGGCAGCATTTAAGTTCTGCGCCAAATTAAACCAGGAAATCACCCATAAACGTAAATTCGAGGACGCAGAAGAACCGCTACTCAAATTTATGAGCCGGTACGGACGGATGAGAGAACGCTTAGGAGTCATATTAATTCAAATTGCCGGCAGTTTCCGGTACGACCGCCCCGCTGCCGAAAGCTTTTACCGTTTGCTCCGGCAGCATTACCCCGAGGTAAAGTTTGCGCTGGAAGCCCGGCATGTTTCCTGGTTCACGGAAGAATCTTTAAACTTATTGCGCGATTATGAAATTACTTTTGTCATTGCCAGTGCGGGCAAACGTTTTCCTGGTTTGGAAATTACGACTACCGAAACGGTTTACCTGCGATTGCACGGGGAAGAGCGCCTTTATTCTTCTTTGTATTCCGACGAAAAGTTGGAACGCTACGCGTATATGATCCACGATTGGCTGCTGGACGGCAAAGAAGTTTGGGTATTCTTTAACAACACCATTATGGGGAGCGCCCTTACCAACGCTAAAACCTTGCAAGCCTTACTCACTAATTTGTAA